Proteins encoded in a region of the Pigmentiphaga litoralis genome:
- a CDS encoding hybrid sensor histidine kinase/response regulator translates to MDGGNETGHATGRSADDRIARAVLKSATDFAIITQGLDMRVTSWNDGAVALMGWSEREMLGQTTARMFTDEDNAHGVPDREAEQARKTGRSEDERWHRKADGSLYWGSGIMMRFEDEATGEHIGYLKILRDHTEQHEAAARAHAREAQFRALVEKSPQMTFFATASGHFTYINPYWYDYTGRARAAVAVDDWIEAVHPADRATVMDTWQRALATGQGCELELRFLRASDRTWRWFKAQAAPLLDDDGVIESWLVIAFDIDLVVAARNDLSRSQRRLESTVAERTAERDRLWRLSNDLMFVMNFDGMVQSVNPAWTRQLGWASEELVGRDMLRLAHPDDIGVAASVLARLRKGFPAPRFVCRCRHKDGTYRTLAWTALPGEGVIHGLGLDLTAETQALAELEVAQDALRQAQKMEAVGQLTGGIAHDFNNLLAGILGALEIIQRQTARGVTDIDRYVRMAMASANRAAALTHRLLAFSRRQPLAPKSLDASALVQGLSELLIRTLGENVRLDLVTSPDLWRTRCDPHQLENAILNLAINARDAMPEGGTVTIITENLDLQADDYSWYPAVPAGHYVALTVTDTGVGMTAEVASKAFEPFFTTKPFGQGTGLGLSMIYGFTRQSNGYIKIFSEPGKGTSVRLYLPQCDADDEEQPADVPVTVEPRATAPATVLVVEDNPEVRVLVVGVLTDMGFEVLRADDGTAGLALIEATPKLDLVVTDIGLPGLNGRQMIDAARTRRPDLKALLMTGYAESAVAAKQELGPHTELITKPFAMDVLSEKVVAMLAATDTTEETP, encoded by the coding sequence ATGGATGGAGGCAACGAGACAGGACACGCTACAGGCAGATCGGCGGACGACCGTATCGCCCGGGCGGTGCTCAAGAGCGCAACCGACTTTGCGATCATCACGCAAGGCCTGGACATGCGCGTGACGAGCTGGAACGACGGCGCCGTGGCCCTGATGGGCTGGTCCGAGCGCGAGATGCTGGGCCAGACGACCGCGCGCATGTTCACCGATGAAGACAATGCGCACGGCGTGCCCGACCGCGAGGCGGAGCAGGCGCGCAAGACCGGGCGGTCGGAAGACGAACGCTGGCACCGCAAAGCCGATGGGTCCTTGTACTGGGGCTCGGGCATCATGATGCGCTTCGAAGACGAGGCGACCGGCGAACACATCGGCTACCTCAAGATTCTCAGGGACCACACCGAACAGCACGAGGCCGCGGCCCGTGCGCATGCCCGGGAAGCCCAGTTCCGCGCCCTGGTCGAGAAGTCGCCGCAGATGACCTTCTTTGCGACGGCCAGTGGCCACTTCACCTACATCAACCCCTACTGGTACGACTACACCGGCCGCGCCCGCGCCGCCGTGGCGGTGGACGACTGGATCGAGGCCGTTCACCCGGCGGACCGGGCAACGGTCATGGACACGTGGCAACGCGCGTTGGCGACCGGCCAGGGTTGCGAGCTGGAGCTGCGCTTTCTGCGGGCATCGGATCGCACCTGGCGATGGTTCAAGGCGCAGGCGGCGCCGCTGCTGGATGACGACGGCGTGATCGAAAGCTGGCTGGTGATTGCGTTCGACATCGACCTGGTCGTTGCGGCGCGCAACGATCTGTCGCGCAGCCAGCGCCGCCTGGAAAGCACGGTGGCGGAACGGACGGCGGAACGGGACCGCCTGTGGCGCCTGTCGAATGACCTGATGTTTGTCATGAATTTCGATGGCATGGTGCAGTCGGTCAACCCCGCGTGGACCCGGCAGCTGGGCTGGGCAAGCGAAGAGCTGGTCGGCCGCGACATGCTGCGCCTGGCGCATCCGGACGACATTGGCGTGGCCGCGTCGGTGCTCGCGCGGCTGCGCAAGGGCTTCCCGGCGCCGCGTTTTGTCTGCCGCTGCCGCCACAAGGACGGCACCTATCGCACGCTGGCCTGGACGGCGCTGCCAGGGGAGGGCGTCATTCATGGCCTGGGCCTGGACCTGACGGCCGAAACCCAGGCGCTGGCCGAGCTGGAAGTTGCGCAGGATGCGCTGCGGCAGGCGCAGAAAATGGAGGCGGTCGGGCAACTGACCGGCGGCATCGCCCATGACTTCAACAACCTGCTGGCCGGCATTCTGGGTGCGCTCGAGATCATCCAGCGGCAGACCGCGCGCGGAGTCACCGACATCGACCGCTATGTGCGCATGGCGATGGCGTCGGCCAATCGCGCGGCGGCACTGACGCACCGGCTGCTGGCCTTTTCGCGGCGGCAGCCCCTGGCGCCCAAAAGCCTGGATGCGAGCGCACTGGTGCAAGGCCTGTCCGAATTGCTGATCCGCACGCTGGGCGAAAACGTGCGGCTGGACCTGGTGACGTCGCCCGACTTATGGCGTACCCGGTGCGATCCGCATCAGCTGGAAAACGCGATCCTGAATCTGGCGATCAACGCGCGGGACGCCATGCCGGAAGGCGGCACCGTCACCATCATTACCGAGAACCTGGACCTGCAGGCCGACGATTACAGCTGGTACCCGGCGGTGCCCGCGGGCCACTACGTGGCTTTGACGGTGACCGACACGGGCGTCGGCATGACGGCCGAGGTCGCCTCCAAGGCGTTCGAGCCCTTCTTTACGACCAAGCCCTTCGGCCAGGGAACGGGCCTGGGCCTGTCGATGATCTATGGCTTTACGCGGCAGTCCAACGGCTACATCAAGATCTTCAGCGAGCCGGGCAAGGGAACGTCGGTGCGGCTGTATCTGCCGCAATGCGACGCCGACGATGAGGAGCAGCCTGCCGACGTACCCGTGACGGTCGAGCCACGCGCCACCGCGCCGGCCACCGTGCTGGTGGTGGAAGACAACCCCGAAGTGCGCGTGCTGGTGGTCGGCGTGCTGACCGACATGGGCTTCGAGGTGCTGCGCGCGGACGATGGAACGGCGGGCCTCGCGTTGATCGAAGCGACGCCCAAGCTGGATCTGGTCGTGACCGATATCGGACTGCCTGGCCTGAACGGCCGGCAGATGATCGACGCGGCCCGCACGCGTCGTCCGGACCTCAAGGCCCTGTTGATGACGGGCTACGCGGAAAGCGCGGTTGCGGCCAAGCAGGAGCTTGGACCTCACACCGAGCTGATTACCAAACCCTTTGCCATGGATGTACTGAGCGAGAAAGTCGTTGCCATGCTCGCGGCAACGGACACGACCGAGGAGACCCCATGA
- a CDS encoding SDR family oxidoreductase gives MHLLLTGANGFIGKALATALLARGHTLICPRRGSPLPGPSAGQPDSRVRTFPLDFADRPPPQAWRSALDGVDVVVNTVGILQEHGTQTFSALHVDAPIALFDACVLAGVRRVIQISALGADNGAQSAYHLSKRSADAYLMRLPIDSVVVQPSLVYGPGGASARLFDTLASLPVLALPGGGRQQIQPVHLADAIDAIVALIESAAPSQPPGSQVVPLVGPSPVTLRDYLATLRRAMRITPAAPVVPLPVSLLRTVAGLAGRLPGSLLDADTLDMLERGNVGDPTSITRLLGRAPRGADQFIPARTAPAVRIQSSLNWALPCLRIAIALVWIWTGMVSFGLYPEADSLALLARLGAEGDFARVLLYSAALVDLILGLLIFTLRGGRRQLLWVVQFGLIAFYTVVITVWLPEFWLHPYGPILKNLPMLAALLLLYQLEDPLPEQGATRWTT, from the coding sequence TTGCACCTACTTCTGACCGGCGCCAATGGCTTTATTGGCAAAGCCCTGGCCACCGCGTTGCTCGCCCGTGGCCACACGCTCATCTGCCCGCGACGCGGGTCGCCACTGCCCGGCCCGTCAGCCGGTCAGCCCGACTCCCGCGTTCGCACCTTTCCCCTGGACTTTGCCGATCGCCCGCCGCCTCAAGCATGGCGGTCGGCACTGGACGGCGTGGATGTGGTCGTGAACACCGTCGGCATCCTGCAGGAACACGGCACGCAAACCTTCAGTGCACTGCATGTCGATGCCCCGATCGCGCTATTCGACGCATGCGTGCTGGCCGGCGTGCGCCGGGTGATCCAGATCTCCGCCCTGGGTGCGGACAACGGCGCACAAAGCGCCTACCACCTGAGCAAACGCAGCGCCGACGCCTACCTGATGCGTCTGCCGATCGACAGCGTGGTCGTGCAGCCTTCATTGGTCTATGGCCCGGGCGGCGCCAGTGCGCGCCTGTTCGACACCCTAGCCAGTCTGCCGGTGCTGGCGCTGCCAGGCGGCGGCAGGCAGCAGATCCAGCCGGTCCACTTAGCCGACGCCATCGATGCGATCGTGGCGCTGATCGAATCGGCAGCCCCGTCACAGCCCCCCGGGTCGCAGGTGGTTCCCCTGGTCGGACCGTCGCCCGTCACGCTCAGGGACTATCTCGCGACGCTGCGACGGGCCATGCGCATCACGCCGGCGGCGCCCGTGGTCCCCTTGCCGGTGTCCCTGCTGCGGACGGTAGCCGGACTGGCCGGACGACTGCCCGGCAGCCTGCTGGACGCCGATACGCTGGACATGCTGGAACGCGGCAATGTGGGCGACCCCACTTCCATCACCCGTCTGCTGGGTCGCGCCCCGCGCGGCGCCGATCAGTTCATCCCCGCGCGCACCGCCCCCGCCGTCCGCATCCAGTCGTCGCTGAACTGGGCCCTGCCCTGCCTGCGTATCGCCATTGCGCTGGTCTGGATCTGGACGGGCATGGTGTCCTTCGGCCTGTATCCGGAGGCAGACAGCCTGGCCCTGTTGGCACGGTTGGGCGCCGAGGGCGACTTCGCCCGCGTGCTGCTATACAGCGCAGCCTTGGTCGACCTGATCCTTGGCCTGCTGATCTTCACGCTGCGCGGCGGCAGGCGCCAGTTGCTGTGGGTGGTGCAGTTCGGCCTGATTGCGTTCTATACCGTGGTCATCACCGTATGGCTGCCCGAGTTCTGGCTGCATCCCTACGGCCCGATCCTCAAGAACCTGCCCATGCTGGCGGCACTGTTGCTGCTGTATCAGCTTGAAGACCCCCTACCCGAACAAGGCGCGACCCGATGGACTACCTGA
- a CDS encoding NAD(P)/FAD-dependent oxidoreductase → MSATPHRVVIIGGGAGGLELAVRLGRRFGRDQVTLVDRTPSHIWKPSLHEAAAGTLDIHREGLSYAMLGQHNGFRFVLGAFSALDRAAQRVTIAALNDASGAEVLPERQLPYDTLVLAVGSHGNFFNTPGAERFALSLDSTASAEQFRVELLKAVARADAKAVDGKAATVQVVIVGGGATGVELAAELHEAGQTLSDYGSSRPDRQAELRMTLIEGGPRVLGPLPERVAVAATQLLTERGVAIHTQCRVSEVRRDAVIAGDKVFPADLVVWAAGIKAPAFLATLGLAVTPLNQLVVDGQLRTEDPAIFAFGDCAAAPWEGGSKTVPPRAQAAHQQSSYLYGLLRDRMQGRPMSGKPFRFRDFGSLVSIGHSEGVGSLMGGLSGPKMQVEGWIARIMYASSHWSHYVTVLGLWHALLRGLARTLNRRSQPRVKLH, encoded by the coding sequence ATGAGTGCAACTCCCCATCGTGTAGTGATCATCGGCGGCGGCGCGGGCGGGCTGGAACTGGCCGTTCGGCTTGGCCGGCGTTTTGGCAGGGACCAGGTAACGCTGGTAGACCGCACGCCTTCCCATATCTGGAAGCCGTCGCTGCATGAAGCCGCGGCGGGCACGCTCGACATTCATCGCGAAGGCCTGTCTTACGCGATGCTGGGCCAGCACAACGGTTTTCGTTTTGTGCTGGGCGCCTTCAGCGCGCTGGACCGGGCGGCGCAGCGGGTCACCATCGCGGCGTTGAATGATGCGTCGGGCGCCGAAGTGCTGCCCGAACGGCAGCTGCCCTACGACACGCTGGTGCTGGCCGTGGGCAGTCACGGCAACTTCTTCAATACGCCGGGCGCCGAGCGTTTTGCCCTGTCACTGGATTCGACCGCGTCCGCCGAACAGTTCCGGGTCGAACTGCTGAAGGCGGTGGCGCGTGCCGATGCCAAGGCCGTGGACGGCAAGGCAGCCACGGTTCAGGTCGTGATCGTGGGTGGCGGGGCAACCGGTGTCGAGCTGGCGGCGGAACTGCACGAGGCCGGGCAGACCCTGTCGGACTATGGGTCGTCCCGGCCTGACCGGCAGGCGGAACTGCGCATGACCCTGATCGAAGGCGGACCGCGCGTTCTTGGGCCGCTGCCCGAGCGGGTGGCGGTGGCGGCCACGCAGTTGCTGACGGAGCGCGGCGTGGCGATCCACACTCAGTGCCGTGTGTCGGAGGTACGGCGTGACGCCGTCATCGCGGGCGACAAGGTCTTTCCGGCCGACCTGGTAGTGTGGGCCGCGGGCATCAAGGCGCCGGCGTTTCTGGCGACGCTGGGGTTGGCCGTGACGCCGCTGAACCAACTGGTGGTGGATGGGCAGCTGCGCACCGAAGATCCGGCGATCTTTGCGTTCGGCGATTGCGCGGCTGCGCCGTGGGAAGGCGGTAGCAAGACGGTGCCGCCGCGGGCGCAGGCCGCGCATCAGCAATCGTCCTATCTGTACGGACTGCTGCGCGACCGGATGCAGGGGCGTCCGATGTCGGGCAAGCCCTTCCGTTTCCGCGACTTCGGCTCGCTGGTGTCGATCGGGCATAGCGAAGGCGTGGGCAGCCTGATGGGCGGCCTGTCGGGCCCGAAGATGCAGGTGGAAGGGTGGATCGCCCGGATCATGTATGCGTCGTCGCACTGGTCGCATTACGTGACGGTGCTGGGCCTGTGGCACGCGCTTCTGCGGGGACTGGCGCGCACCTTGAACCGGCGTTCGCAGCCGCGGGTCAAGTTGCACTGA
- a CDS encoding S9 family peptidase, translating into MTTPFSRDDLILHQEISETDAAWDANLVACAVSTPDPDNDSTSSKLWLFPLDGTPPSPLTTGDSTDTMPRWRPDGEALGFVSDRAGAAQVFMLPRHGGEATQLSHLPGTVSAFEWSPDGSRVAAVCAVSVDPRLRGERTPADAELPGSDAPQVAWKLPYKSDGIGYLLNVEMHLFVVDAASGKARRLTDGPFDVRSASWSPDGRQIVFVRTREGDEAHRTDVWICDAGSGDARCLTALSQVLYPAWSPDGKWIVFSGTAQDGDAQVGLWIIDVASGDVRPLGDPDIELSTESDSVQFLRGDSSRVLALVARRGVVELVSIRVPDGQMTPLVQGDRHLSRLTVTRDHLAYTAHSPVAAVELYQSAHDGSHESVVSALNAWWQERTLPHFERRTFTVPDGDGGTEQIEGWLLRPKDAQGPTPLLVDVHGGPASYTLFDYNPTAYWSLLWSQGWSILALNAVGSASFGRAFADRLRGRWGELDLPQYLAAIRTLQDEGLADDRLMLSGKSYGGYLTSWAIGHTDMFQAAVIMAPVTNIETHYGTSDSGFYSDPYAMRGDRRHHRETMRRLSPMQHVEKASTPTLILQGTDDERCPKCQAEELFVTLRRDASCAAELVLYPGASHKFTASGKLSHRQDVMSRIASWATQWVIEGDPQRPHDEQRKGEQRMKDTADT; encoded by the coding sequence ATGACCACCCCTTTTTCTCGTGACGACCTGATCCTGCACCAGGAAATTTCAGAAACGGACGCTGCCTGGGACGCCAATCTGGTGGCGTGCGCGGTATCCACTCCCGATCCGGACAACGACAGCACGTCGAGCAAGCTGTGGCTGTTCCCGCTGGACGGCACGCCGCCGTCGCCCTTGACCACGGGCGATTCGACCGACACCATGCCGCGGTGGCGGCCGGATGGCGAAGCCCTGGGGTTCGTATCGGACCGCGCAGGCGCCGCCCAGGTGTTCATGCTGCCGCGCCATGGCGGCGAAGCCACGCAGCTGAGCCACCTGCCGGGAACCGTATCCGCATTCGAATGGAGTCCGGACGGCAGCCGCGTCGCGGCCGTGTGCGCGGTGTCGGTCGACCCGCGCCTGCGCGGCGAACGCACGCCAGCGGATGCGGAACTGCCCGGATCCGATGCCCCGCAGGTAGCCTGGAAACTGCCGTACAAAAGCGACGGGATCGGCTACCTGCTGAATGTCGAGATGCACCTGTTCGTGGTGGATGCGGCAAGCGGCAAGGCCAGGCGCCTGACCGACGGACCGTTCGATGTCCGCAGCGCGAGCTGGTCGCCCGATGGCCGGCAGATCGTGTTCGTGCGCACCCGGGAAGGCGACGAAGCGCATCGCACCGACGTGTGGATCTGCGATGCGGGATCGGGGGACGCACGGTGCCTGACCGCGTTGTCGCAGGTGCTGTATCCGGCGTGGTCGCCCGACGGCAAATGGATCGTCTTTTCCGGAACCGCGCAAGACGGCGATGCGCAGGTCGGCCTGTGGATCATCGATGTGGCGTCGGGCGACGTGCGCCCGTTGGGCGACCCGGATATCGAACTGTCCACCGAAAGCGACAGCGTCCAGTTCCTGCGTGGGGATTCGAGCCGCGTGCTGGCGTTGGTGGCCCGCCGCGGCGTGGTGGAGCTGGTCAGCATCCGCGTGCCCGACGGACAGATGACACCGCTGGTACAGGGCGACCGGCACCTGTCCAGGCTGACGGTGACGCGCGACCACCTGGCCTACACCGCGCATTCGCCCGTGGCCGCGGTCGAGCTATACCAGAGCGCGCATGACGGCAGCCATGAATCCGTTGTGAGCGCGCTCAATGCGTGGTGGCAGGAGCGCACCCTGCCGCACTTCGAGCGCCGCACGTTCACGGTGCCGGATGGCGACGGCGGCACGGAACAGATTGAGGGTTGGTTGTTGCGGCCCAAGGATGCTCAGGGGCCGACCCCGCTGCTGGTGGACGTGCACGGCGGGCCCGCCAGCTACACCCTGTTCGACTACAACCCGACGGCGTACTGGTCTTTGTTGTGGTCGCAAGGCTGGTCCATCCTGGCCCTGAACGCGGTGGGATCGGCCAGCTTTGGTCGCGCGTTTGCGGATCGGCTGCGCGGGCGGTGGGGTGAACTGGACCTGCCGCAGTACCTGGCCGCGATCCGGACCCTGCAGGATGAGGGACTGGCCGATGACCGGCTGATGTTGTCCGGCAAGTCGTATGGCGGCTACCTGACGTCGTGGGCGATCGGGCATACCGACATGTTCCAGGCCGCGGTAATCATGGCCCCGGTCACGAATATCGAAACCCACTACGGCACGTCCGACAGCGGCTTTTATTCCGACCCCTATGCCATGCGCGGCGATCGCCGCCATCATCGCGAGACCATGCGGCGGCTGTCGCCGATGCAGCACGTTGAAAAGGCGTCCACGCCCACGCTGATTCTTCAGGGTACTGACGATGAGCGGTGCCCGAAGTGCCAGGCGGAAGAGCTGTTCGTGACCTTGCGGCGTGACGCGTCCTGCGCCGCCGAACTGGTCCTGTATCCGGGGGCCAGCCACAAGTTCACAGCCTCGGGCAAGCTGTCGCATCGCCAGGACGTGATGTCCCGCATCGCGTCCTGGGCCACGCAGTGGGTGATTGAAGGCGACCCCCAGCGGCCGCACGATGAACAGCGCAAGGGCGAACAGCGGATGAAGGATAC
- a CDS encoding TIGR03885 family FMN-dependent LLM class oxidoreductase, which translates to MKFGYHASHEQFSPQDLLAHAVHAEAAGFDCVMSSDHIAPWSRRQGQSGFAWAWLGAAMQATTLPFGMITVPGGWRYHPAITAQAAATLASMFPSRFQWMALGSGQALGEHITGDRWPAKAERNARLEAAAGIIRELWTGATVSRDGPIRVDEATLYTLPDTPPRLMGAALTPATARRVAAWADGLITVNQPLADVAAIVQAFREGGGEGKPMALQVHVSYARTDALARDHAFDQWRSNTLGAAASETLRTPDEFDAASRYVRPEDLDDHVLISADVGRQADWLAEYAALGFEEILLHNVGRNQREFIDVFGEQLRPALDRAVSGSAS; encoded by the coding sequence ATGAAGTTTGGCTACCACGCATCGCACGAACAATTCAGCCCGCAGGACCTGCTGGCGCATGCGGTGCATGCCGAAGCCGCCGGCTTCGACTGCGTCATGTCGTCCGACCACATCGCACCGTGGAGCCGGCGCCAGGGCCAGTCGGGCTTTGCGTGGGCCTGGCTGGGCGCGGCCATGCAGGCGACGACCTTGCCCTTCGGCATGATCACCGTGCCGGGCGGGTGGCGCTATCACCCGGCCATCACGGCCCAGGCGGCGGCCACGCTGGCGTCGATGTTTCCGTCGCGGTTCCAGTGGATGGCGCTGGGCAGCGGCCAGGCGCTGGGCGAGCACATCACCGGGGACCGTTGGCCTGCCAAGGCGGAGCGCAACGCACGGCTGGAGGCCGCCGCGGGCATCATCCGCGAATTGTGGACGGGCGCAACGGTCAGCCGCGACGGTCCGATCCGGGTGGATGAAGCGACGCTGTACACCTTGCCCGACACGCCGCCGCGCCTGATGGGCGCCGCATTGACACCTGCCACCGCGCGCCGGGTGGCAGCCTGGGCCGATGGTCTCATCACCGTCAACCAGCCGTTGGCCGACGTGGCCGCCATCGTCCAGGCGTTTCGGGAAGGCGGCGGTGAAGGCAAGCCCATGGCGCTGCAGGTGCATGTGTCCTACGCACGCACCGATGCCCTGGCGCGTGACCATGCGTTCGATCAGTGGCGGTCCAACACGCTCGGGGCGGCGGCGTCGGAGACGCTGCGCACCCCCGATGAATTCGATGCCGCGAGCCGTTACGTCCGGCCCGAAGATCTGGACGATCACGTGCTGATCTCTGCCGACGTCGGCCGGCAGGCCGACTGGCTGGCAGAGTACGCCGCGCTCGGCTTCGAGGAAATCCTGCTCCACAATGTGGGCCGCAATCAGCGGGAATTCATCGATGTGTTCGGCGAGCAATTGCGGCCGGCGCTGGACCGCGCCGTATCGGGCTCGGCGTCCTGA
- a CDS encoding SIR2 family protein, with protein sequence MSHDYPAADDICLAFDAEPIRSAYLQGRLILFAGAGVSAGLGLPTFPQLVAEMARQLDIDPTQFQSYGEFRQLAEYYKIKKGNDALMDWMAREWHHPAIDVSRSPIHRLIAGSRFAHIYTTNYDRWLEAAHDAYPTPYIKIASADDLARAEDGVRQIVKLHGDLDNGAPIPTARTPSRGTCWRSGASGCCQWKTINRTPAPRSITSCAS encoded by the coding sequence ATGAGTCACGATTACCCTGCTGCTGATGACATCTGCCTTGCGTTCGATGCGGAGCCCATTCGCAGCGCCTACCTGCAGGGGCGGCTGATCCTGTTTGCCGGCGCAGGGGTGTCGGCGGGCCTGGGTTTGCCGACCTTCCCGCAACTGGTGGCCGAAATGGCGCGCCAGCTCGACATCGATCCCACCCAGTTCCAGAGCTACGGCGAATTCCGCCAGCTGGCCGAGTACTACAAGATCAAGAAAGGCAATGACGCCCTGATGGACTGGATGGCACGCGAGTGGCATCACCCGGCGATTGACGTGTCGCGCTCACCCATCCACCGGTTGATTGCGGGCAGCCGGTTCGCCCATATCTACACGACCAATTACGACCGCTGGCTGGAAGCGGCGCATGACGCCTACCCGACGCCCTACATCAAGATCGCAAGCGCCGACGACCTGGCGCGCGCCGAAGACGGTGTACGCCAGATCGTGAAATTGCACGGCGATTTGGACAATGGGGCGCCGATTCCCACCGCGCGAACCCCGTCGCGCGGGACGTGCTGGCGCAGTGGGGCATCCGGATGCTGTCAGTGGAAGACAATCAACCGGACGCCGGCGCCGCGCTCTATCACTTCATGCGCGAGCTGA
- the ctaD gene encoding cytochrome c oxidase subunit I, with the protein MSASLPHSGASHPAGLAHDPAHAHDHDHDVPTGWRRWLAATNHKDIGTMYLIFSFVSLLEGGLLALFIRTELYQPGLQFFSPELYNQFVTMHGLIMIFGAIMPAFVGFANWMIPLQIGASDMAFARMNNFSFWLLVAGGMLMAASFFSPGGATAAGWTMYAPLSTQMGPGMDMAIFAIHIMGASSIMGAINIVVTVLNMRAPGMTLMKMPLFCWTWLITAFLLIAVMPVLAAAVTMLLTDRHFGTSFYNAAGGGDPVLYQHIFWFFGHPEVYIMILPAFGIISAVVPAFSRKELFGYASMVYAVAAIAVLSFIVWAHHMFATGMPVTGQLYFMYATAVISVPTGVKIFNWTATMWRGSLTFETPMLFAIGFIFVFTIGGFTGLILSISPIDIQVHDTYYVVAHFHYVLVAGSLFALFAGTYYWLPKWTGRMYNERLGKVHFWFSIISFNISFFPMHFLGLAGMPRRYVDYAVQFTDFHQIASIGAYWFGLSQLLFLYVVLRCYAGKGEAAPSSPWEGAQGLEWTIPSPAPHHSFATPPTVK; encoded by the coding sequence ATGAGCGCGAGCCTTCCTCACTCAGGCGCCAGCCACCCGGCCGGCCTGGCCCACGACCCTGCGCACGCGCACGATCACGACCACGATGTCCCGACCGGCTGGCGGCGATGGCTGGCCGCAACGAACCACAAGGACATCGGGACGATGTATCTCATCTTCTCGTTCGTGTCCCTGCTTGAAGGTGGCCTGCTCGCCCTCTTCATCCGCACCGAGCTCTATCAGCCCGGCCTGCAGTTCTTCAGCCCCGAGCTCTACAACCAGTTCGTGACCATGCACGGACTGATCATGATCTTTGGCGCGATCATGCCGGCCTTCGTGGGCTTTGCGAACTGGATGATTCCGCTGCAGATCGGCGCGTCGGACATGGCCTTCGCGCGCATGAACAACTTCAGCTTCTGGCTGCTGGTGGCTGGCGGCATGCTCATGGCCGCGTCGTTCTTTTCACCCGGGGGCGCCACGGCGGCGGGCTGGACGATGTACGCGCCGCTCTCGACCCAGATGGGACCCGGGATGGACATGGCGATCTTCGCCATCCACATCATGGGCGCCTCGTCCATCATGGGCGCCATCAACATCGTGGTCACGGTCCTGAACATGCGGGCGCCAGGCATGACGTTGATGAAGATGCCCCTGTTCTGCTGGACCTGGCTGATCACCGCCTTCCTGCTGATCGCGGTCATGCCGGTGCTGGCCGCGGCCGTCACCATGCTGCTGACCGACCGCCACTTCGGCACGTCGTTCTACAACGCGGCCGGAGGCGGTGATCCCGTCCTGTACCAGCACATCTTCTGGTTCTTTGGTCATCCAGAGGTCTACATCATGATCCTGCCCGCGTTCGGGATCATCTCGGCGGTGGTGCCTGCCTTCTCGCGCAAGGAATTGTTCGGCTACGCGTCCATGGTCTACGCCGTGGCGGCGATCGCGGTGCTGTCGTTCATCGTATGGGCGCACCACATGTTCGCGACAGGCATGCCGGTCACGGGACAGCTGTACTTCATGTATGCGACGGCAGTGATCTCGGTACCCACGGGGGTAAAGATCTTCAACTGGACGGCGACCATGTGGCGTGGGTCCCTCACTTTCGAGACGCCGATGCTGTTCGCGATCGGCTTCATCTTCGTGTTCACCATCGGCGGCTTCACGGGCCTGATCCTGTCCATTTCGCCGATCGACATCCAGGTGCACGACACCTATTACGTCGTGGCGCATTTCCATTACGTGCTGGTCGCCGGGTCCTTGTTCGCGCTGTTCGCCGGCACCTATTACTGGCTCCCCAAATGGACCGGCCGCATGTACAACGAGCGGCTGGGCAAGGTCCATTTCTGGTTCTCGATCATCTCGTTCAACATCAGCTTTTTCCCGATGCACTTCCTGGGTCTGGCCGGCATGCCGCGCCGCTATGTCGACTACGCGGTGCAATTCACCGATTTTCATCAGATCGCGTCGATAGGCGCATACTGGTTCGGTTTGTCCCAGCTGTTGTTCCTGTATGTGGTGCTGCGCTGCTATGCAGGCAAAGGCGAGGCCGCGCCTTCCAGCCCGTGGGAAGGCGCGCAGGGGCTCGAGTGGACGATTCCGTCGCCCGCACCCCACCATTCCTTCGCCACGCCGCCCACGGTAAAGTGA
- a CDS encoding DUF2269 family protein: MDYLIVKWLHILSSTFLFGTGVGSAFYLFFVTLHRDVRAIAIVTRYVVIADWIFTATTAILQPVTGFYLLHIMGIPMSTHWVAVSLVLYAIAIACWLPVVRIQMRLRDLSQLAYRASVPLPAAYWKAFKWWVALGVPALFCFLAIFWLMVAKPA, translated from the coding sequence ATGGACTACCTGATCGTCAAATGGCTGCACATCCTGTCGTCCACCTTTCTGTTCGGGACCGGGGTGGGGTCGGCCTTCTACCTGTTCTTCGTGACCCTGCACCGGGACGTGCGCGCGATCGCCATCGTGACGCGCTACGTGGTCATCGCCGACTGGATCTTTACCGCCACGACCGCCATCCTGCAACCGGTCACGGGCTTTTATCTGCTGCACATCATGGGCATCCCGATGTCGACGCATTGGGTGGCGGTATCGCTGGTGCTGTATGCGATAGCGATCGCCTGCTGGCTGCCTGTCGTGCGCATCCAGATGCGTTTGCGCGACCTGTCGCAGCTGGCCTACCGGGCCAGCGTGCCGCTGCCCGCCGCGTACTGGAAGGCCTTCAAATGGTGGGTGGCGCTGGGCGTGCCGGCCCTGTTCTGCTTCCTGGCGATCTTCTGGCTGATGGTCGCGAAGCCTGCGTGA